From the Hymenobacter yonginensis genome, one window contains:
- a CDS encoding BamA/TamA family outer membrane protein, protein MLLTSVLLALATQAPPPDSTTRRLSVLPLPLVYYTPETRLAYGAALVFTVRFRQDSAFTDARPSQFTLGAAYTQNRQLLLYLPFQVFYRHNTYYAYGEAGYYRYNYYFYGVGEQAVPRELYGVNFPRVRLNAFRRVAPALAAGKLYAGLRYQLENYDVTTTEAGGQLASGRVPGGLGSRLHGGGLGVFFDSRDNLFFPTKGVVADLTGMIRNSADNAGPLGTTHFSRYSADVSSYHSLNRRAVLALNYFASFTAGTAPFNALSLLGGTRRMRGYYEGRFRDQHAALLQTELRLAVYKRLGAVAFGSVGTLGDATDGLRLRQPKGAYGAGLRFTLNRRDHLNLRLDYGLGKESSGFYLTVGEAF, encoded by the coding sequence ATGCTGCTGACCTCCGTGCTGCTGGCCCTGGCCACGCAGGCCCCACCGCCCGACAGCACCACCCGCCGGTTGTCGGTGCTACCGCTCCCGCTCGTCTACTACACCCCGGAAACCCGGCTGGCCTACGGGGCCGCGCTGGTGTTCACCGTGCGTTTCCGCCAGGATTCCGCCTTCACCGATGCCCGGCCCTCACAGTTCACGCTGGGTGCCGCCTACACCCAGAACCGGCAGCTGCTGCTGTACCTGCCGTTTCAGGTGTTCTACCGCCACAACACCTACTACGCCTACGGCGAGGCCGGCTACTACCGCTACAACTACTATTTCTACGGCGTAGGCGAGCAGGCCGTGCCGCGCGAGCTGTACGGTGTCAATTTCCCACGGGTGCGCCTCAACGCCTTCCGCCGCGTGGCCCCAGCCCTGGCCGCCGGCAAGCTCTACGCCGGGCTGCGCTACCAGTTGGAAAACTACGACGTGACGACCACCGAAGCCGGCGGGCAGCTGGCCAGCGGCCGCGTGCCGGGCGGCCTGGGCAGCCGGCTGCACGGCGGCGGCCTGGGCGTGTTCTTCGACTCGCGCGACAACCTGTTCTTCCCTACCAAAGGCGTGGTGGCCGACCTGACCGGCATGATTCGCAACAGCGCCGACAACGCCGGCCCACTGGGCACCACCCACTTCAGCCGCTACTCGGCCGACGTGTCGTCGTACCACAGCCTGAACCGGCGGGCAGTGCTGGCCCTGAACTACTTCGCCAGCTTCACGGCCGGCACGGCGCCGTTCAATGCGCTGTCGTTGCTGGGCGGCACGCGCCGGATGCGGGGCTACTATGAGGGCCGATTCCGCGACCAGCATGCAGCCCTACTGCAAACCGAACTGCGCCTCGCCGTATATAAACGGCTGGGTGCCGTAGCTTTCGGCTCCGTAGGCACCCTGGGCGACGCCACCGACGGCTTGCGCCTGCGCCAGCCCAAAGGCGCGTACGGCGCCGGCCTGCGTTTCACCCTCAACCGCCGCGACCACCTCAACCTGCGCCTCGACTACGGCCTCGGCAAAGAATCGAGCGGGTTCTACCTGACCGTTGGAGAAGCGTTTTGA
- a CDS encoding TIGR04283 family arsenosugar biosynthesis glycosyltransferase, with protein sequence MTISIIIPTYNEAANIGRLVQELRHYGSAEAPEILVVDAKSADGTAEVARQAGATVLPAPKPGRAAQMNHGAAHATGDILYFVHADVQIHPDFVATIRQAVAEGYPAGCYRFRFDSKHPLLRFNSYGTRFKGIMSRGGDQTLFVTRELFGQLGGFREQFVVMEDFDIIQRIRRVARFLIVPQDVVVSARKYEHNSWLRVQLANLTAFSLYFLKVSPVRIARTYKAMINHR encoded by the coding sequence ATGACCATCAGCATCATCATTCCTACCTATAATGAGGCCGCCAATATTGGCCGGCTGGTGCAGGAGCTGCGCCACTACGGCTCCGCCGAAGCCCCCGAAATCCTAGTCGTAGACGCTAAAAGCGCTGACGGTACCGCCGAAGTGGCGCGGCAGGCCGGCGCCACCGTGCTGCCGGCCCCCAAGCCCGGCCGCGCCGCCCAGATGAACCACGGCGCCGCCCATGCCACCGGCGACATTCTTTACTTCGTGCACGCCGACGTGCAGATTCACCCCGACTTTGTAGCCACCATCCGGCAGGCAGTGGCCGAGGGCTATCCCGCCGGCTGCTACCGGTTCCGCTTCGATTCCAAGCACCCGCTGCTGCGTTTCAACAGCTACGGCACCCGGTTCAAGGGCATTATGAGCCGCGGCGGCGACCAGACGCTGTTTGTCACGCGGGAGCTGTTTGGGCAGCTGGGGGGCTTCCGGGAGCAGTTTGTGGTGATGGAGGACTTCGACATTATCCAGCGCATCCGGCGGGTGGCGCGTTTCCTGATTGTGCCGCAGGATGTGGTGGTGTCGGCCCGCAAGTACGAGCACAACAGCTGGCTGCGGGTGCAGCTGGCCAACCTGACGGCGTTTTCGCTGTACTTTCTGAAGGTGTCGCCGGTCCGGATTGCGCGCACTTACAAGGCCATGATCAACCACCGCTGA
- a CDS encoding NAD-dependent epimerase/dehydratase family protein, translated as MPAPVLVTGANGFLGRHLVTELHRRGLPVRALVRPGTPPPFPAAWAVDYRFADLTQPATLAGLADGCAAIVHAAALAQVNPARNLAVWAVNDGGTAAMLDLARQAGVARFVYVGTANVFGFGTLTDPGDETRPYAGAHYGLDYMDSKRAATDRVLRAVAEWQLPAVLVHPTFMLGPQDARPTSNALLLELYRGRVPGYPPGGKNYVHVHDVAVATINALIMGRIGESYILGNQNLSYRDAFRQLAGVLGVAPPRWPIPGGLARLYGAFAEMQARLTGRPGQLNAAMAAVANDGHYFSVQKARRELALPQTPIGQAAGEAFAWFKAHQYV; from the coding sequence ATGCCGGCGCCCGTTCTCGTAACCGGGGCCAATGGCTTCCTGGGCCGCCATCTGGTAACCGAGCTGCACCGGCGCGGCCTGCCCGTGCGGGCGCTGGTGCGGCCTGGCACGCCCCCGCCCTTCCCGGCCGCTTGGGCCGTGGACTACCGCTTCGCCGACCTCACCCAGCCCGCCACTCTCGCCGGCCTCGCCGACGGCTGCGCGGCCATCGTGCACGCTGCGGCCCTGGCCCAGGTGAACCCCGCCCGCAACCTCGCCGTGTGGGCCGTGAACGACGGCGGCACGGCCGCTATGCTGGACTTGGCCCGGCAGGCCGGCGTGGCGCGCTTCGTGTACGTAGGCACGGCCAACGTCTTCGGCTTCGGGACCCTAACAGACCCCGGCGACGAAACGCGCCCCTACGCCGGCGCCCACTACGGCCTCGACTACATGGACAGCAAGCGCGCCGCCACCGACCGGGTGCTGCGCGCCGTGGCCGAGTGGCAGCTGCCGGCCGTGCTGGTACACCCCACCTTCATGCTGGGCCCACAGGACGCCCGGCCCACCTCCAACGCCCTGCTGCTGGAGCTGTACCGCGGCCGGGTGCCTGGCTATCCGCCCGGCGGCAAAAACTACGTGCACGTCCACGACGTGGCCGTGGCCACCATCAACGCCCTGATCATGGGCCGCATAGGCGAATCCTACATTCTCGGCAACCAGAACCTGAGCTACCGCGACGCCTTCCGGCAGCTGGCCGGCGTGTTGGGCGTGGCGCCGCCGCGCTGGCCCATTCCGGGCGGGCTGGCGCGTCTATACGGGGCGTTTGCCGAAATGCAGGCCCGCCTCACGGGCCGGCCGGGTCAGCTCAACGCCGCCATGGCCGCCGTCGCCAACGACGGCCATTATTTCAGCGTGCAGAAAGCCCGGCGCGAGCTGGCGCTGCCGCAAACGCCTATCGGGCAGGCCGCCGGCGAGGCCTTCGCGTGGTTTAAAGCCCATCAGTATGTTTGA
- a CDS encoding SDR family oxidoreductase, translated as MFDSQPASADLPPAPSSPAAALPQLPQPLPRTGQFAGRVAIVTGSESGIGRETARALCAAGAAVVLNGRQAERLELTRQQLAAAGYLVAACVADVTDYAACETLVATALREFGRLDILVANASISQRAYFADMQPDVFRQVLDSNVYGAVFPLKAALPHLLASRGSVTFISSISALNGMPSGSAYCAGKAALTNLAHTLRLELDGTGIHFGVVHIGFTQNDDDKRVLDAQGQPVPIAHRPPRWQKTQAEVAAIIVKHIRRRRQRTVISALGWLIAIVHTYAPRLGDWVVLTTMRRMRNFYE; from the coding sequence ATGTTTGATTCTCAACCGGCTTCTGCCGACTTACCACCTGCTCCTTCCTCTCCTGCCGCCGCACTGCCGCAGTTGCCCCAGCCGCTACCGCGCACCGGGCAGTTTGCGGGCCGGGTGGCCATCGTCACGGGCTCGGAGTCGGGCATTGGGCGCGAAACGGCGCGGGCCTTGTGCGCCGCCGGAGCCGCGGTGGTGCTCAACGGGCGCCAGGCCGAGCGCCTGGAACTCACACGCCAGCAGCTGGCCGCCGCCGGCTACCTGGTGGCCGCCTGCGTGGCCGACGTAACCGACTACGCCGCCTGCGAGACGCTCGTAGCTACGGCCCTGCGGGAGTTTGGCCGGCTGGATATCCTGGTGGCCAACGCCAGCATTTCGCAGCGCGCCTACTTCGCCGATATGCAGCCCGATGTGTTCCGGCAGGTGCTCGACAGCAACGTGTACGGGGCCGTGTTTCCGCTGAAAGCCGCTTTGCCACACCTGCTGGCCAGCCGCGGCAGCGTCACGTTCATTTCCTCGATTTCGGCCCTGAACGGCATGCCCAGCGGCTCGGCCTACTGCGCCGGCAAAGCGGCCCTCACCAACCTGGCCCACACCCTGCGCCTGGAGCTGGACGGCACCGGCATACACTTCGGCGTGGTGCACATCGGCTTCACCCAAAACGACGACGACAAGCGCGTGCTCGACGCCCAGGGCCAGCCGGTGCCCATTGCGCACCGCCCGCCGCGCTGGCAGAAAACCCAGGCCGAAGTAGCGGCCATCATCGTAAAGCACATCCGGCGGCGGCGGCAGCGCACCGTTATTTCGGCGCTGGGCTGGCTGATTGCCATCGTGCACACCTACGCGCCCCGCCTCGGCGACTGGGTGGTACTCACCACGATGCGCCGGATGCGCAATTTCTACGAGTGA
- a CDS encoding TIGR04282 family arsenosugar biosynthesis glycosyltransferase, translating into MPATPARAAILLFTRPAGEEAAHKSFGRGRRAAAAIAAQLIARASATARQAGVDFVCVESDEQRGRTFGQRLASALVYGFELGYEQLVVIGNDCPQLTPALVRQAVRALHTTDAVLGPALDGGVYLLGLHRRFFEAEAWATLPWQTATLGHALRRYLHRAGAAVATLRPLADVDTAHDFAGLLAWLPAGSFRNHLHTILAAERPLRPVLRLRRSLLAAAATLPQRGPPTL; encoded by the coding sequence TTGCCCGCTACGCCCGCCCGTGCCGCCATTCTGCTTTTCACCCGCCCGGCGGGTGAGGAAGCCGCGCACAAATCGTTTGGGCGCGGGCGACGGGCGGCGGCGGCTATTGCGGCGCAGCTGATTGCGCGCGCCAGCGCCACCGCCCGGCAGGCCGGCGTCGATTTTGTGTGCGTGGAGTCGGATGAGCAGCGCGGGCGCACCTTCGGGCAGCGGCTGGCGTCGGCGCTGGTGTATGGGTTTGAACTGGGCTACGAGCAGCTGGTGGTTATCGGCAACGACTGCCCGCAGCTGACGCCCGCCCTGGTGCGGCAGGCTGTGCGCGCCCTGCACACCACCGACGCCGTGCTGGGCCCGGCCCTCGATGGCGGCGTGTACCTGCTGGGGCTGCATCGGCGCTTTTTCGAGGCCGAAGCCTGGGCAACGCTGCCCTGGCAGACGGCCACCCTGGGGCACGCGCTGCGCCGCTACTTGCACCGGGCCGGCGCGGCCGTGGCCACCCTGCGCCCCCTCGCCGACGTGGATACCGCCCACGATTTTGCCGGCCTGCTGGCCTGGCTACCGGCCGGTTCTTTCCGCAACCATCTGCATACCATTCTGGCCGCCGAGCGGCCGCTCCGGCCCGTGCTCCGGCTTCGGCGGAGCCTACTGGCCGCAGCGGCCACGCTGCCGCAGCGCGGCCCACCAACTCTCTGA